The Cylindrospermum stagnale PCC 7417 genome segment ATTGATGATCTAACAAATCATAATTTTATCAAAAACTTTAAAAAGAAATATGGTAAAAATAGAGTTACATCTGACCCCATTGAAGCAGGATATTTTGGGGTTTATTTGTGGGCGCAGGCGGTTGAAGATGCAGGTACAGATGAAGTGAATACTATTCGGGACTATATCAAAGATCAAAGTTTTCGAGCACCCGAAGGCGTTGTATATATAGATGCTGATAACCAACATACCTGGAAAACAGTTAGAGTTGGGAAGATCAAGACAGATGGACAATTTAAAATAGTTTGGAACTCAGAGAAACCGATTCGTCCTGTACCTTTTCCTCTGTCCCGTTCTAAAGCTGACTGGGAAAAATTCTTAACCAATCTCTATCAGGGTTGGAACAAACACTGGGCAAATCCTGGTTAATAAATGGAGGCGCAGATTTGAAAAGCAAAAAAATTGTTAATAAACTGCTACTATGGTTTTTATTAATTGCCTTAGTTCCCCTAACTTCAGTTACCTTTTTGAGATACTATATTGATAGTAATTCTCTCACAAAAGAAGTCAATAATAATTTGAGTTACATTGCACAAAGCAAAGCAAAACGACTTGAAAATTATCTCAATGAAAAGCAAAAAAATACCGCAGCTATTGCCCAAATGCCAAATATAATTGAGGCGATAGAACAATATCAAAAAGCTTATAAAAATTTCGGTATTAACTCACAAATATATCAGCAAGTAGATAAAAAACATAGACCTTTTATTAGTAATTATTTAGAAATATTTGGTTACTCTGATATTTTGCTAATATCTCAGTCTGGTGATGCTATTTTTTCTGTAAAACGCAGTAGGGAAGTTGGGACAAACTATTATCAAGGAAGTTATAAAAATTCGGAAATAGCGAAAATTTTTGACCGAGCTAAAACATTGATGCAAGTTGAAACATCCAACTTTAGTTATTACACAGCTATTAATAAACCCGCTGCCTTTATTGCTTCTCCTGTATTTAACAAAAATCTGATTATTGGTGTGGTAGTGCTGCAACTAAATAATCAAGAGTTTGATAAAGTGGTTAACGATTACACTGGTTTGGGCAAAACTGGTGAGACGATTGTGGGAGCAATAGTTGGTAAACGCATAGTCTTTACCTCTCCCACCAGACATGACCCAAAGGCAGCCTTTCAAAGAACTGTGCAGATTCGCCAGCCGCAATTACAGCCAAAGGTAGCCTTGGGAAAAATTGTGAAGATTCACCAGCCACAATTACATCCTCTTGACCAAGCAACTCATGGTACCAAAGGAATCGGTATTACTATCGATTATCGAGGTCAAGACACTATCGGTGCCTGGAGATATTTACCTTCTTTAAATGGAGGGATTTTGGTAAAAATGGATGTGGCAGAAGCCTTTGCATCCTTAAGAACCCTGAAAAATATAGCCATCATTTTAGGAATAATTACACTTTTTTTGGTGACATTTGCAGCTATTATCGTTGCCAAATCAATTTCTAAGCCAGTTATTGAACTCACTCAAGTTGTTAAAGAATTTGCTCAAGGAAATCTGCATAAACAAGCCCCAGTTTTTACTCGTGACGAAATCGGTCAATTGGCAGAATCATTTAATTGCATGGCAGAAAAACTGGAAGAATCTTTTGAAACCATCCAAATGCGAGAGCATGAACTGGCTATTGCCAAAGAACAACTAGAAGTCGTTTTAGCACAGTTGCAGCAAGAGGCACAACAACTAGCTGCTCAACTTGTGCAAAGCGAAAAAATGTCCAGCTTGGGGCAATTGGTAGCAGGTGTGGCACATGAAATCAACAACCCAGTCAATTTTATCTATGGTAACCTCACCCCTGCTAATGATTACATCCAAAATTTACTCAAATTGTTACAACTTTACCAGCAGCACTATCCCCACCCAGTCCCAGAAATCCAAAATGAGGCTGAAGAAATCGATGTTGATTTTTTAGCCACAGACCTGCCTAAGTTGTTGAGTTCGATGAAGGTTGGTGCTAAAAGAATTACAGAAATTGTGCTGTCTTTGCGAAATTTTTCCCGCTTAGATGAGGCAGAAATCAAAGCGGTGAATATCCATGAGGGTATTGATAGTACGCTGATGATTTTGGCAAATCGTCTCAAATTTACATCTGATCGTTTAGCAATTGAGGTTATTAAAGAGTACGACGATATACCATTTGTAGAGTGTTATGTTGGACAACTCAATCAGGTATTGATGAATATTCTGGTAAATGCAATTGATGCTTTGGAAGAGTCAATTGTCAGTGGTGATTGGTCAGAGAGCAAACCACAGATTCGCATTTGTACCGAACTCACTGGGGACAAAAAAGTGATTATTCGTATTGCTGATAATGGTCTTGGTATTCCTGAAGATGTGAAAACGCGATTGTTTGACCCCTTTTTTACTACTAAGCCCCCAGGCAAAGGTACAGGGTTAGGTTTATCTATTAGTTATAAGATAATCACTGAAAAACATCAGGGAAAATTACAGTGTATTTCTTCTCCTGGCAAGGGTGCAGAATTTGTGATTGCAATTCCCCTAAATCAATATACTTAATTTAAAAAAAAATCAAGCACTATAAAACTGTAGTCGCCTGCTAAAAAGATTTGATGGGTGGCTATAGTTTCTAGACCTCAGCACAGGTTGAAAAAAGATTTACTGGGAGTTGAGCAACTTCTGTAAAGGAGTATCTATTTGTTAGATGAAGCCCTAAAATATTGCGCGACGTAACTCTGGGAAGACTTTGGATACCTTGCTCAAGAGATAGTCGCCATAAGTTCCGCGAAAGTCATGAACACTAGACTGATCCCAGCGTTCTTTGCTGTCATCACTTTCTACCCTACCCAGTTTAATTGGCTTCACTTCTACGTCAAAGTTGGGGTCAAAAAAGAAGGGAAACGAAAGGCGATGTCTGGCTACAAGCTGTTTTGCGTCTACGCATTTCGCCAAATTTTGCACACGATGAGGAGTAGATTTATATAATCCTCCTGTCATGCGCTCAAGCATATCTCCAATGTTGCATACAAACGAACCAGGAATAGGAGGTGCAGCAATCCAGCCTGACTTGGATTTTACCTGCAATCCGCCTGAATCGTCCTGCTTGAGAATGGTGAGAACACCGTAATCGGTATGTTCACCCACACCCCATCTGGGTGTAGCGTCTGACGGGGCGAAATCAGGGGGATAGTTGAAGATACGGAATAATGTTAAGGGGTCTGAGGTGTAACGGTCAGCAAAGTAGGATGCTTCTAGCTCTAGGCTAAGGGCGATACCAGCCATTAGTGTATGTCCCAGTTTTGTCATGGCTGTCATATACTCCAGTACTGTCTCCCGGAATAGCGGAATATTGGCGGGGAAGAGGTTAGCACCGTGCATTGGTGTGTCAGCCTTCACAAGCGGGTGATCTTTTGCCAACTCTGCACCAAAATAGATGCCTTCCTTCAAGTCAGGTTTGCCAGATGTGAGTTCACCCCCCACCGGGAAATATCCCCGCCAAGCTTTACCACCTAAAGCCATGCGAATTTCTAGTTTGGTTTCCAAATCCTGGGCAAAAAACTTTTGGCTAAGTTGCTCTAGTTGCTGCTGCAAGTCTTCATCCACACCATGTCCGATGATATAGAAAAACCCGTAATCACGGCAGGCGTGGGCAATTTGGGATGCTGTTGCAGTGCGATCGCCGATTCCAGTTGCGATCGCTCTAACATCAATTATGGGAACCTGTGAAAACCCTTCTTCTACAACTTGCGAGATGGTCATGCTTTGGTTCTCCTCCTCTGCAATTCCTTTTGGCTCTATGGTTCGCCGCAACTCTTCTACTGACTTGTCTTTTGAAAGCAGCTTTTGCATCCTATTTCATATTTTATGACTTTGTGTGTACCTGCTATATAAATCCTAGACAAGAACACGAGATTATTACTATTAGCGATCTGCGCTTTTCCCAAGGGCGAAGGCAGCCGCGCTGGGTGCAAAGTACAAGCTGTTCGCGATCGCGATCGCACTTTGGTTTAAGGCTTTTTACCTGTTCGTAAGTCATATATACTCCCCCCTTTAACCTAATGAATCTTGATTTAAAAATTAAGCTTTTTTTCTTTTACTCAGAGAAAAATAGAAAAAAACAACACTGGGTATATACTGTGTTGCAAGACGGCAAAATATTTTCTATAAAGCTGTTGAAATTCAACGACTGAGTGAGTCAGCAGCGGAAAAATATAAGTCTAACGACTTGCTCGCGTTGTAGCTCGGTTGTGGTTATTAGTACTAATAAGTTAGCTAAGGATAAGGCGGAAATCATCAAAAGTGATATCTGGCAATAACTTGCAAAAACTTGGACTTCGAGAATTGGGTAAATGTATAGCGGGCAACACAGAACTTCCAAGAAATCTGCCAATTCCTCTGACAAAGCAGTACCTAGTCGGTTTGCACCGCGCGGCTTTGTCGTTCAGCCAAAAACTGAAGAAGTAGCGCCCCAACAAGACCAAACGCCAGATTTAGAGCCTCAACGAGAAGAGACAAAGCAGTATAAAGATGGCTTTATAGATTTCTCAAAACTTACACCCCGC includes the following:
- a CDS encoding ATP-binding protein; this translates as MKSKKIVNKLLLWFLLIALVPLTSVTFLRYYIDSNSLTKEVNNNLSYIAQSKAKRLENYLNEKQKNTAAIAQMPNIIEAIEQYQKAYKNFGINSQIYQQVDKKHRPFISNYLEIFGYSDILLISQSGDAIFSVKRSREVGTNYYQGSYKNSEIAKIFDRAKTLMQVETSNFSYYTAINKPAAFIASPVFNKNLIIGVVVLQLNNQEFDKVVNDYTGLGKTGETIVGAIVGKRIVFTSPTRHDPKAAFQRTVQIRQPQLQPKVALGKIVKIHQPQLHPLDQATHGTKGIGITIDYRGQDTIGAWRYLPSLNGGILVKMDVAEAFASLRTLKNIAIILGIITLFLVTFAAIIVAKSISKPVIELTQVVKEFAQGNLHKQAPVFTRDEIGQLAESFNCMAEKLEESFETIQMREHELAIAKEQLEVVLAQLQQEAQQLAAQLVQSEKMSSLGQLVAGVAHEINNPVNFIYGNLTPANDYIQNLLKLLQLYQQHYPHPVPEIQNEAEEIDVDFLATDLPKLLSSMKVGAKRITEIVLSLRNFSRLDEAEIKAVNIHEGIDSTLMILANRLKFTSDRLAIEVIKEYDDIPFVECYVGQLNQVLMNILVNAIDALEESIVSGDWSESKPQIRICTELTGDKKVIIRIADNGLGIPEDVKTRLFDPFFTTKPPGKGTGLGLSISYKIITEKHQGKLQCISSPGKGAEFVIAIPLNQYT
- a CDS encoding isopenicillin N synthase family dioxygenase encodes the protein MQKLLSKDKSVEELRRTIEPKGIAEEENQSMTISQVVEEGFSQVPIIDVRAIATGIGDRTATASQIAHACRDYGFFYIIGHGVDEDLQQQLEQLSQKFFAQDLETKLEIRMALGGKAWRGYFPVGGELTSGKPDLKEGIYFGAELAKDHPLVKADTPMHGANLFPANIPLFRETVLEYMTAMTKLGHTLMAGIALSLELEASYFADRYTSDPLTLFRIFNYPPDFAPSDATPRWGVGEHTDYGVLTILKQDDSGGLQVKSKSGWIAAPPIPGSFVCNIGDMLERMTGGLYKSTPHRVQNLAKCVDAKQLVARHRLSFPFFFDPNFDVEVKPIKLGRVESDDSKERWDQSSVHDFRGTYGDYLLSKVSKVFPELRRAIF